One Bremerella alba DNA segment encodes these proteins:
- a CDS encoding polysaccharide deacetylase family protein, whose translation MYKVFSQSALTLANSWAGDKLLTSLESREQRDNILRVITYHRVDQPSEKPHLYPGVHSATPEQFATQLDQLQACSHIISLDDALDAIEGRRRLPAKSVLITFDDAYQSFDVAWQQLQTRGLPVVLFVPTSFPDHPERKFWWDRVHWAIHSTPKTQIQHDGIDLHLDSPKHKIDAARQIAAKVKQLPHREAMPWVNALCESLHEDAQPNEVLSWQRLRELSKEGVAIGAHTHTHPLMNQLSLDEAQEEAIRSRDELQKQLRKEIRSFCYPAGGVSAEVAAMLKDIGYTAAFTTQRGVNDLDNCDPLQMSRINVGGRTSTNVMRMQFLSYSRGLKPIR comes from the coding sequence ATGTACAAAGTGTTCTCACAAAGTGCTCTTACTCTGGCTAATTCCTGGGCAGGAGATAAGCTTTTAACTTCGCTCGAATCGAGAGAGCAACGCGATAATATTCTTCGCGTCATTACCTATCATCGCGTCGATCAGCCTAGCGAAAAGCCTCACCTCTATCCTGGTGTACATAGCGCAACACCAGAGCAATTCGCCACTCAGCTCGATCAACTTCAAGCGTGCTCACACATCATCTCACTAGACGACGCCCTGGATGCCATCGAGGGTCGCCGACGTCTACCGGCGAAGTCTGTATTGATTACCTTTGATGACGCTTATCAGAGCTTTGATGTCGCCTGGCAACAGCTTCAAACACGTGGCCTTCCGGTGGTTCTCTTCGTGCCAACATCCTTTCCGGACCATCCGGAAAGAAAGTTCTGGTGGGATCGCGTTCATTGGGCGATTCACTCAACCCCCAAAACTCAGATTCAGCACGACGGGATAGACCTGCACCTGGATAGTCCCAAGCACAAGATTGATGCCGCTCGCCAGATCGCGGCCAAGGTCAAGCAACTACCTCACCGCGAGGCCATGCCATGGGTTAATGCCCTTTGCGAATCGCTTCATGAAGATGCACAACCTAACGAAGTGCTCTCCTGGCAGCGGCTACGCGAGTTGTCGAAAGAAGGCGTAGCCATAGGTGCCCATACGCACACCCATCCGCTGATGAACCAGCTAAGTCTTGACGAGGCACAGGAAGAAGCCATCCGCTCGCGCGACGAATTACAGAAGCAGCTACGAAAGGAGATTCGTTCGTTTTGTTATCCGGCAGGCGGTGTAAGCGCTGAAGTGGCCGCGATGCTGAAAGATATCGGTTACACTGCCGCGTTTACAACCCAGCGGGGCGTGAACGACTTGGATAACTGCGATCCTCTTCAAATGAGCCGAATTAATGTCGGTGGTCGCACTTCGACCAACGTTATGCGAATGCAGTTTCTATCGTATTCCCGAGGTCTTAAGCCCATCCGTTAA
- a CDS encoding YebC/PmpR family DNA-binding transcriptional regulator: protein MGRSFENRKHAIAKTASQKSKLYSKYGKMLYVAAKTGVPDPESNPTLKSMMEKAKREQVPAHVIDKAIEKAKGAGGEDYSESRYEGFGPGGCSVIVDCLTDNPNRTITDVRNCFNKSGAKLGTAGSVSHLFDHLAIFSFKGGEQDQILEAMLEADVDVDDVEEEDGQLTVFAAATDFFKAKQALQEAIPDIELEVQEIAFVAQTNTELSGDDAKAFEKFLDMLDDCEDVQHVYHSAKLPE, encoded by the coding sequence ATGGGAAGAAGCTTCGAAAACCGGAAGCATGCGATTGCCAAGACGGCATCGCAAAAATCTAAGCTTTACTCCAAGTACGGGAAGATGCTGTACGTTGCGGCTAAGACTGGGGTACCAGACCCCGAGTCGAATCCGACGCTCAAGAGCATGATGGAAAAGGCGAAGCGAGAGCAGGTGCCGGCCCATGTGATTGATAAAGCGATCGAAAAGGCCAAGGGGGCAGGGGGTGAAGATTACTCCGAGTCGCGCTATGAAGGGTTCGGGCCAGGCGGCTGCAGCGTCATCGTTGACTGCCTAACCGACAACCCCAACCGTACCATCACCGACGTCCGCAACTGCTTCAACAAAAGTGGGGCCAAGCTAGGCACCGCGGGTTCCGTTTCTCACTTGTTTGATCATCTAGCGATTTTCTCCTTCAAAGGAGGCGAGCAAGATCAGATACTCGAGGCAATGCTCGAGGCGGATGTCGACGTAGATGATGTCGAAGAGGAAGACGGCCAACTCACTGTTTTCGCGGCGGCAACCGATTTCTTCAAAGCCAAGCAGGCCCTACAGGAAGCGATTCCAGACATCGAGTTGGAAGTCCAGGAAATCGCGTTTGTTGCCCAAACAAATACGGAACTCAGTGGTGACGACGCTAAGGCATTTGAAAAGTTCTTAGATATGCTCGATGACTGTGAGGATGTGCAACACGTCTATCACAGTGCGAAGCTCCCAGAGTAG
- a CDS encoding DUF6807 domain-containing protein, protein MKHVFGFGAAFVLAVACSSENSSHCMAEKLRVIESDQAIKIGDGDKPVLTYNKVSPPVPKGLDEIYHRSGCLHPVFTPDGQSVTAMFAKDHPHQQGIFSAWVRTSYQDETIDFWNLGSGTGRVLHERVVSIFQEEDRAGFEVDLIHRKETDPKIDVLRERWKVTAYPTDGSFRCFDLESTQSAITESPLSILEYHYGGFAIRGPARWVTVGNTKDIDEREPSGFLNNLGEDRRKGNHQHAKWVSLWGEIEGKPVSITVLSDPNNFRTPQATRIHPTKPYFCFAPCVDGQFVIDADHPYQARYRYLVTDAMPDPKWLNQQWEVWSSELTK, encoded by the coding sequence TTTTAGCCGTGGCTTGTTCCAGCGAAAATTCATCGCACTGCATGGCAGAGAAACTCCGCGTGATAGAATCGGATCAAGCGATTAAGATCGGCGATGGCGACAAACCGGTACTCACTTACAACAAAGTCTCTCCGCCGGTTCCCAAAGGATTAGATGAGATCTACCATCGCAGCGGCTGTCTGCATCCGGTTTTTACGCCTGATGGTCAGTCCGTTACGGCGATGTTTGCAAAAGACCATCCGCATCAGCAAGGCATATTTTCGGCCTGGGTCAGAACGAGCTACCAGGACGAGACGATCGATTTCTGGAATCTTGGTAGCGGCACTGGCCGTGTGCTTCACGAGCGGGTCGTTTCGATCTTCCAAGAGGAAGATCGGGCCGGTTTCGAGGTCGATCTGATCCATCGCAAGGAAACCGATCCGAAGATCGATGTTCTGCGAGAACGTTGGAAAGTTACGGCTTATCCAACCGACGGGAGTTTTCGTTGCTTCGACCTAGAATCGACCCAATCCGCGATCACCGAGAGTCCTCTGTCGATTCTTGAGTACCACTATGGCGGCTTTGCTATTCGCGGCCCTGCACGGTGGGTTACCGTTGGGAATACTAAGGATATAGACGAACGCGAACCAAGCGGTTTTCTTAACAACCTAGGTGAGGATCGTAGGAAGGGAAACCATCAACATGCCAAGTGGGTTTCTCTGTGGGGGGAGATCGAAGGAAAGCCCGTGAGCATTACCGTGTTGAGCGATCCGAACAATTTCCGGACTCCTCAGGCAACGCGGATTCACCCCACGAAACCTTACTTCTGCTTTGCTCCCTGCGTCGATGGCCAGTTCGTGATTGATGCCGATCATCCTTATCAGGCTCGTTACCGATACTTGGTTACCGATGCGATGCCTGATCCGAAATGGCTTAATCAGCAATGGGAAGTGTGGTCGTCAGAATTAACGAAATAG
- a CDS encoding polysaccharide biosynthesis/export family protein gives MLAVVRVDTKAIYGLLALCALVICSGCYAPLVTVGVPASTLPEEFRLPLRTGGPLLNFTLLTAPPPKDYLLGPEDVLEVTVPELFPNGEYRPLLVQVMGSGHIQLPLVGSVPVGGLNLAQAQSEITRAYSNGFFNSPTVSISLAQKATFNVVVLGKVAAPGVTELPRYENDVAHAIAQAGGLTEDAAEAIEIHRRAHGVTPEIVKIDLRGMDHLNFGPHDVILHEGDVVVVPNRRNEVFYVVGNLSPTNIVRFSAGERERELGGGFILPRDREVDVVTAVAMAGYIDPIESPTTVTVHRQVPGQAPMLIIVDLIKARTCREENINVCPGDIIYLNPDANWYFRRTFDRLVDDILLFPYRSVWGF, from the coding sequence ATGCTAGCAGTTGTACGCGTAGACACGAAGGCAATCTATGGCCTCCTCGCTCTCTGCGCGCTAGTCATCTGTTCAGGTTGCTATGCTCCGCTTGTCACTGTTGGCGTGCCAGCGAGTACCTTGCCTGAGGAGTTTCGCTTGCCGCTTCGCACCGGTGGTCCGCTGCTGAATTTCACTTTGCTAACGGCGCCACCGCCCAAAGACTATCTGTTGGGGCCGGAAGACGTGTTGGAAGTTACTGTACCTGAGCTGTTTCCCAACGGTGAGTATCGCCCCTTGTTGGTGCAGGTCATGGGATCGGGGCATATTCAGCTTCCTCTGGTCGGATCAGTACCGGTTGGCGGTTTAAATCTTGCGCAAGCCCAATCAGAAATCACGCGAGCCTATTCAAATGGCTTCTTCAACTCTCCAACCGTTAGTATCTCACTGGCGCAGAAGGCGACATTCAACGTGGTGGTGTTAGGTAAGGTCGCGGCACCGGGGGTTACCGAGCTTCCACGCTACGAGAATGATGTGGCCCACGCGATTGCCCAGGCAGGCGGGTTAACCGAGGACGCGGCCGAAGCGATAGAGATTCACCGTAGGGCTCATGGCGTTACGCCTGAGATCGTAAAGATCGATCTTCGCGGGATGGATCACCTCAATTTCGGCCCTCACGATGTCATCTTACATGAAGGTGATGTGGTGGTGGTTCCGAACCGTAGGAACGAGGTGTTCTATGTGGTCGGCAACCTAAGTCCGACGAATATTGTCCGATTTTCAGCCGGGGAGAGAGAACGAGAACTCGGTGGCGGGTTCATTCTTCCACGAGATCGAGAAGTCGATGTCGTAACGGCCGTGGCAATGGCAGGCTACATTGACCCGATCGAGTCTCCTACAACGGTCACCGTTCACCGCCAGGTACCAGGGCAAGCACCCATGTTGATCATTGTCGATCTGATCAAGGCGAGAACATGTCGGGAAGAGAACATCAACGTTTGCCCCGGAGATATTATCTACTTGAACCCAGATGCGAACTGGTACTTCCGTCGTACATTCGATCGCCTGGTTGACGACATACTGTTGTTCCCCTATCGAAGTGTCTGGGGTTTTTAG
- a CDS encoding HTTM domain-containing protein, giving the protein MHEEHQIQHPTDFDRQLSIFAFLMACGILFHQSILSDWNPLSHHILASLTAIVVLTHPRSLVAFLVMIATHFASVAIDLPYVPNHWIFVGVIDVAILLTALILGGKHGFSRFSGGDLFQALAPVIRWSVLVMYASAALAKLNSDFFKPEISAAVSLYGGLSEKLGGILPQEPWAFYLVIWGTASLECLLPILLALKRTRWLGIALAFAFHFAMGVSGFIPFSGFAVAYLYLFLPEDLPARFQELRSNTSWLDTSCSTITRVVRNPATLIVLCLGWFLIACTRSYAWLPPDQVRMAVIRFGQLLFALYYAGAALLVWKMYGRSLFDSSDRPPAASLRLASAGLAIVPLIIILNALCPYIGLKTESSFTMYSNLQTEGNQWNHLLMPKAMKIFHWQDDLVSIIDSTYPPFQHAAQEDIRLTWFEFQRQASEANSFAVTYSRGAVLYEVADTQLDPVLSRPPEVFWGKWMWFRDVPLPEKNTIRH; this is encoded by the coding sequence ATGCATGAAGAACATCAAATCCAGCATCCAACGGACTTTGACAGGCAGTTGTCTATCTTTGCCTTCTTGATGGCGTGCGGCATCCTGTTTCACCAATCGATCCTTTCTGACTGGAATCCGCTTTCCCATCACATTCTAGCGTCGCTCACGGCAATTGTGGTGCTGACACATCCTAGATCGCTCGTGGCATTTCTCGTCATGATCGCCACGCATTTTGCTAGTGTCGCGATTGACCTTCCTTATGTGCCCAACCATTGGATTTTCGTCGGTGTCATCGACGTTGCTATCCTGTTAACGGCATTGATCCTTGGGGGCAAACATGGTTTCTCACGCTTTTCAGGCGGAGATCTTTTTCAAGCTCTTGCTCCTGTCATACGATGGTCCGTGCTGGTCATGTATGCTTCTGCCGCTTTGGCAAAACTTAATTCCGATTTCTTCAAGCCCGAAATAAGCGCAGCGGTTTCTTTATATGGTGGACTGTCCGAAAAACTGGGTGGAATTTTGCCCCAAGAGCCTTGGGCCTTCTATCTTGTCATCTGGGGAACGGCCTCGCTGGAATGTTTGTTACCAATTCTCCTTGCTCTGAAGAGGACCCGCTGGCTAGGCATCGCCCTGGCATTTGCGTTTCACTTCGCCATGGGAGTGTCTGGCTTCATTCCGTTCTCTGGTTTTGCGGTCGCGTATCTCTATTTATTCCTGCCTGAAGATCTCCCTGCTCGCTTTCAAGAGCTTCGATCTAACACGTCCTGGCTGGATACGTCATGTTCGACCATCACCCGAGTTGTTCGTAACCCCGCGACCCTGATCGTATTGTGCTTGGGATGGTTCTTGATCGCTTGCACTCGTTCTTACGCCTGGCTTCCTCCTGACCAGGTTCGGATGGCCGTTATTCGTTTCGGCCAATTACTATTTGCGCTGTACTATGCCGGTGCTGCACTTCTTGTCTGGAAGATGTATGGACGATCTCTTTTCGACTCAAGCGATCGCCCGCCGGCCGCATCCCTTAGATTGGCCAGCGCCGGATTGGCAATCGTTCCGCTAATCATCATTCTCAATGCATTGTGCCCTTATATCGGACTAAAAACCGAAAGTTCTTTCACGATGTATAGTAACCTTCAAACCGAGGGCAATCAGTGGAACCACCTGTTGATGCCCAAAGCGATGAAGATCTTTCATTGGCAAGATGACTTGGTGAGCATTATCGATTCGACCTATCCACCATTTCAGCACGCTGCGCAGGAAGACATTCGTTTGACCTGGTTCGAGTTCCAACGCCAAGCCAGCGAGGCTAATAGTTTTGCTGTGACATACAGCCGAGGAGCTGTTCTCTATGAGGTAGCCGACACCCAGTTAGACCCGGTCCTATCGCGTCCTCCTGAGGTGTTTTGGGGCAAATGGATGTGGTTTCGTGACGTCCCGCTACCTGAAAAGAACACCATCCGGCACTAA
- a CDS encoding LuxR C-terminal-related transcriptional regulator, which yields MLTPSSNIALLESCTDQRRILHDGLQDTSRYVHCLMSVEELAETKTVFDAMVIDVDFENGRGETLIAELCQSNGLTSVLISATCTQLHRALICLEAGAMSVLEKPFELNRAKIIVDQAILGTRLRRKTRQERQLLGRRISTLTERQREVFRHMVAGKHVKEIALEMGIGIKTVHTFRTQLFDKLDIDSPLQLIRDIAMVFGRRGLEKLSTSVDDQTIAKLVHDISQPRYVGHSG from the coding sequence TTGCTCACTCCAAGTTCCAATATTGCTCTGCTTGAATCTTGCACGGATCAGCGAAGAATACTGCACGATGGTTTGCAGGATACATCGCGTTACGTCCACTGCTTGATGAGTGTGGAAGAACTAGCTGAGACGAAAACCGTCTTTGATGCGATGGTGATTGATGTCGATTTTGAGAACGGGCGAGGTGAGACGCTGATCGCGGAGCTATGTCAGAGCAATGGACTGACGTCGGTTTTGATTTCAGCAACGTGCACACAATTGCACCGGGCTCTGATCTGTCTTGAAGCAGGAGCAATGTCCGTTCTGGAGAAGCCATTTGAACTAAACCGGGCAAAGATCATCGTCGATCAGGCCATCCTGGGAACGCGCCTACGTCGCAAGACGCGACAGGAAAGACAACTGCTCGGACGTCGTATCAGCACGCTGACCGAACGTCAACGCGAGGTCTTCCGTCACATGGTGGCCGGAAAACATGTCAAAGAGATTGCCCTGGAAATGGGAATCGGCATTAAAACTGTGCATACGTTTCGAACGCAATTGTTCGACAAACTCGATATCGATTCGCCGCTTCAGTTGATTCGCGATATCGCCATGGTGTTTGGTCGACGAGGGCTTGAGAAGTTAAGCACATCCGTTGACGATCAGACTATCGCCAAGTTAGTGCACGACATCAGTCAGCCTCGGTATGTTGGGCATTCCGGTTAG